A genomic window from Massilia sp. METH4 includes:
- a CDS encoding amino acid ABC transporter ATP-binding protein: MIDIQNISKWYGQFQVLTDCTTQVDRGDVMVICGPSGSGKSTLIKAVNGLEPIQRGEIVVDGIAVNAPGTNLSQLRARIGMVFQNFELFPHLSVRENLTLGQVKVLKRSRDEANERGLKYLDRVGLLAQQDKYPNQLSGGQQQRVAIARALSMDPIAMLFDEPTSALDPEMINEVLDVMVGLAQDGMTMMVVTHEMGFARRVANRVVFMDKGRIVEDCGKDEFFGAPRSERARDFLARIIH, translated from the coding sequence ATGATCGACATACAAAACATCAGCAAGTGGTATGGGCAATTCCAGGTACTCACCGATTGCACCACGCAAGTGGACCGGGGCGACGTGATGGTGATCTGCGGGCCCTCCGGCTCCGGCAAATCCACCCTGATCAAGGCCGTCAACGGGCTGGAACCGATCCAGCGCGGCGAGATCGTCGTGGATGGCATCGCGGTGAATGCGCCCGGCACGAACTTGTCGCAGTTGCGCGCGCGCATCGGCATGGTGTTCCAGAATTTCGAGTTGTTTCCCCACCTGTCGGTGCGCGAAAACCTTACCCTCGGCCAGGTCAAGGTCTTGAAGCGCTCGCGCGACGAGGCCAATGAGCGGGGCCTGAAATACCTCGATCGCGTGGGCCTGCTGGCGCAGCAGGACAAATACCCGAACCAGCTTTCCGGCGGCCAGCAGCAGCGCGTGGCGATCGCCCGGGCGCTGTCCATGGACCCGATCGCGATGTTGTTCGACGAACCCACATCGGCGCTCGATCCGGAAATGATCAACGAAGTGCTGGACGTGATGGTGGGACTGGCGCAGGATGGCATGACGATGATGGTCGTCACCCATGAAATGGGGTTCGCGCGCCGCGTGGCGAACCGGGTCGTTTTCATGGACAAGGGCCGCATCGTCGAGGATTGCGGCAAGGATGAATTCTTTGGCGCGCCCCGGTCGGAGCGCGCGCGCGATTTCCTGGCCAGGATCATTCACTGA
- a CDS encoding dicarboxylate/amino acid:cation symporter encodes MEKKNRLTTWILVALALGIVAGYILNSTMTTPTTYSDAMSLITTMFLRLIKMIIAPLVFSTLVVGIARMGDAGEVGRVGVKTLAWFFVASVLSLALGLVLVNLFRPGDALAGTLAATGPAANLATSSLTLKDFITHLIPTSIVDGMAKNEILQIVVFSLFFGLAAAAVGKKADPLIESIDGIAHIMLKVTHYVMQFAPIAVFAAVSGIIAKEGLVVLKTYGVFMAEFYFGIAVLWGLLIGAGFLFLGKRIFELLTEVRGPTILAFSTASSEAAFPKTLEGLERFGVRNRIAAFVLPIGYSFNLDGSMMYCTFAAVFIAQAYGIELSLGTQMTMMAVLMLTSKGMAGVPRASLVVIAATLSQFNIPEAGLVLLLSIDHFLDMARSATNVIGNSIATAVVAKWEGELVQPTDKDKDLATEPLP; translated from the coding sequence ATGGAGAAAAAGAACCGCCTGACCACCTGGATCCTGGTGGCACTGGCACTGGGGATCGTGGCCGGTTACATCCTGAACAGCACGATGACAACGCCGACGACCTATTCGGACGCGATGTCGCTGATCACGACGATGTTCCTCCGCCTGATCAAGATGATCATCGCGCCCCTGGTGTTCTCCACGCTGGTGGTCGGTATCGCGCGCATGGGCGATGCCGGCGAAGTGGGCCGCGTGGGCGTGAAGACGCTGGCCTGGTTCTTCGTCGCCTCGGTGCTGTCGCTGGCGCTGGGCCTCGTGCTGGTCAACCTCTTCCGCCCCGGCGACGCGCTGGCCGGCACGCTGGCCGCCACCGGCCCCGCAGCCAACCTCGCCACCAGCAGCCTGACGCTGAAGGACTTCATCACCCACCTGATCCCGACCTCGATCGTCGATGGCATGGCAAAGAACGAGATCCTGCAGATCGTGGTGTTCTCGCTGTTCTTCGGCCTGGCCGCCGCCGCCGTCGGCAAGAAGGCCGATCCGCTGATCGAATCGATCGACGGCATCGCCCACATCATGCTGAAGGTCACCCACTACGTGATGCAGTTCGCGCCGATCGCCGTGTTCGCGGCCGTTTCCGGCATCATCGCCAAGGAAGGCCTCGTCGTGCTGAAGACCTATGGCGTGTTCATGGCCGAGTTCTACTTCGGCATCGCCGTACTGTGGGGCCTGTTGATCGGCGCCGGCTTCCTGTTCCTGGGCAAGCGCATCTTCGAACTGCTGACGGAAGTGCGCGGTCCGACGATCCTCGCGTTCTCCACCGCCTCCTCGGAAGCGGCCTTCCCGAAAACGCTGGAAGGCCTGGAGCGCTTCGGCGTGCGCAACCGCATTGCCGCCTTCGTGCTGCCGATCGGCTATTCGTTCAACCTCGACGGCTCGATGATGTATTGCACGTTCGCGGCGGTGTTCATCGCCCAGGCCTACGGCATCGAACTGTCGCTGGGCACGCAGATGACGATGATGGCCGTGCTGATGCTGACCTCGAAGGGCATGGCCGGCGTGCCGCGCGCCTCGCTGGTGGTGATTGCCGCCACGCTGTCGCAGTTCAATATCCCCGAAGCGGGCCTGGTGCTGCTGCTCTCCATCGACCACTTCCTGGACATGGCCCGTTCCGCCACGAACGTGATCGGCAACAGCATCGCCACTGCCGTGGTGGCCAAGTGGGAGGGCGAACTCGTCCAGCCCACCGACAAGGACAAGGACCTGGCGACCGAACCGCTGCCCTGA
- a CDS encoding ABC transporter ATP-binding protein/permease — protein MRRSAYSSEPPPPGRPGRSDLATLKTLLPYLWVYKWRVALALLALVGAKLANVGVPVVMKHLVDAMTIKPGDPRALLVLPVGLLLVYGALRLSTTVFTELREFLFARVTQRAVRTIALKVFRHLHALSLRFHLNRQTGGMTRDIERGTRGVGSLISYTLFNILPTLVEITLVLAYLVTHYDVWFSVITFSALVLYITFTVVVTNWRTHFRRTMNELDSKANTKAIDSLLNYETVKYFGNEEYETKRYDEGLKHYESAAVRSQTSLSLLNTGQSAIIATAVTLIMWRATVGVVNGTMTLGDLVLVNSFMIQLYIPLNFLGVIYREIKQSLADMERLFSLLDENREVADSPGAKPLVTHGAQVKFSHVDFSYDPKRQILFDVDFTIPAGTTTAVVGHSGSGKSTLSRLLFRFYEVGGGAITIDGQDLRHVTQDSLRHAIGIVPQDTVLFNDTIEYNIAYGKPGATHDEIVAAARAASIHDFIESLPDGYRTMVGERGLKLSGGEKQRVAIARTLLKNPAILIFDEATSALDSKSEQAIQAQLKEIAKNRTTMVIAHRLSTVADAHQILVLDHGRIVERGTHHALLAAGGLYAQMWARQQARADSPAGDGVDTAADSTVDTAA, from the coding sequence ATGCGTCGCTCCGCCTATTCCTCCGAACCGCCTCCGCCGGGCCGCCCCGGCCGCAGCGATCTTGCCACCCTGAAAACCCTGCTGCCCTACCTGTGGGTGTACAAGTGGCGCGTCGCCCTGGCCTTGCTTGCGCTGGTGGGCGCCAAGCTCGCCAACGTGGGCGTGCCGGTCGTGATGAAGCACCTGGTCGACGCCATGACGATCAAGCCGGGCGATCCGCGCGCGCTGCTCGTGCTGCCGGTCGGCCTGCTGCTGGTCTATGGCGCCTTGCGGCTGTCCACCACCGTGTTCACGGAGCTGCGCGAATTCCTGTTCGCCCGCGTCACGCAGCGCGCCGTGCGCACCATCGCGCTGAAGGTATTCCGGCACCTGCACGCACTGTCGCTGCGCTTCCACCTGAACCGGCAGACCGGCGGCATGACGCGCGACATCGAGCGGGGCACGCGCGGCGTGGGCTCGCTGATCTCGTACACGCTGTTCAACATCCTGCCCACGCTGGTCGAGATCACGCTGGTGCTGGCCTACCTCGTCACACACTACGATGTGTGGTTCTCCGTGATCACGTTCAGCGCGCTGGTGCTGTACATCACTTTCACGGTGGTCGTCACCAACTGGCGCACGCATTTCCGCCGCACGATGAACGAGCTCGATTCGAAAGCCAATACCAAGGCCATCGACTCGCTGCTGAACTACGAGACCGTCAAGTATTTCGGCAACGAGGAATACGAGACGAAGCGCTATGACGAAGGCTTGAAGCACTACGAGTCGGCGGCGGTGCGCTCGCAGACTTCGCTGTCGCTGCTGAACACGGGCCAGTCGGCGATCATCGCCACCGCCGTCACGCTGATCATGTGGCGCGCGACGGTCGGCGTGGTGAACGGCACGATGACGCTGGGCGACCTGGTGCTCGTCAATTCCTTCATGATCCAGCTGTACATTCCGCTGAACTTCCTGGGCGTGATCTACCGCGAGATCAAGCAAAGCCTGGCGGACATGGAGCGCCTGTTCTCGCTGCTCGACGAAAACCGGGAAGTGGCCGATTCGCCCGGTGCGAAGCCGCTCGTCACGCACGGCGCGCAGGTGAAGTTCTCCCATGTCGATTTCAGCTACGACCCGAAGCGGCAAATCCTGTTCGATGTGGACTTCACCATCCCGGCCGGCACCACCACCGCTGTCGTCGGCCACAGCGGTTCGGGCAAGTCCACGCTGTCGCGCCTGTTGTTCCGCTTCTATGAAGTCGGCGGCGGCGCGATCACGATCGACGGCCAGGACCTGCGGCACGTCACGCAGGATTCGCTGCGCCACGCGATCGGCATCGTGCCGCAGGATACGGTGCTGTTCAACGACACGATCGAATACAACATCGCCTACGGCAAGCCGGGCGCCACGCACGATGAAATCGTGGCCGCGGCCCGGGCGGCCTCGATCCACGACTTCATCGAAAGCCTGCCGGACGGCTACCGGACGATGGTGGGCGAGCGCGGCCTGAAGCTGTCCGGCGGCGAAAAGCAGCGCGTCGCCATCGCCCGCACCTTGTTGAAGAACCCGGCCATCCTGATCTTCGACGAAGCCACGTCCGCCTTGGATTCGAAATCCGAGCAGGCGATCCAGGCGCAATTGAAGGAAATCGCGAAGAACCGCACGACGATGGTGATCGCCCACCGGCTGTCCACGGTGGCCGACGCGCACCAGATCCTCGTGCTCGACCATGGCCGCATCGTCGAGCGCGGGACCCACCATGCGCTGCTGGCCGCTGGCGGCCTGTATGCGCAAATGTGGGCACGGCAACAAGCGCGCGCCGATTCCCCTGCCGGCGATGGAGTCGATACCGCGGCCGATTCCACGGTCGATACCGCCGCGTGA
- a CDS encoding acyl-CoA thioesterase, which yields MTTPDDVKPGTPATPSSAPNRLPQGKMPELRVMPAPADANVYGDVFGGWIMAQVDIAGSLPATRRANGRVATIAVNSFVFKNPVFVGDLLSFYADIVRVGTTSITVNVEVYAERNRLQADIVKVTEATLTYVATGSDRKPRAVPPIESLMHK from the coding sequence ATGACCACGCCCGACGACGTCAAACCCGGCACGCCCGCCACGCCCTCTTCCGCCCCGAACCGCCTTCCTCAAGGAAAGATGCCGGAACTGCGCGTGATGCCCGCTCCCGCCGACGCCAACGTCTATGGGGATGTGTTCGGCGGCTGGATCATGGCCCAGGTGGACATTGCCGGCTCCCTGCCGGCCACTCGCCGCGCGAATGGCCGCGTGGCAACCATCGCCGTCAATTCCTTCGTGTTCAAGAATCCCGTGTTCGTGGGCGACCTGCTGTCGTTCTACGCCGATATCGTGCGCGTCGGCACCACGTCGATCACGGTCAATGTCGAGGTCTACGCGGAGCGCAACCGCCTGCAGGCCGACATCGTCAAGGTAACGGAAGCCACGCTGACCTATGTGGCGACCGGCTCGGACCGCAAGCCGCGCGCCGTGCCGCCGATCGAATCGCTGATGCATAAATAA
- a CDS encoding alkaline phosphatase D family protein, protein MDGGRRQLLLTGARVACLAGLAALGPSLARAAAPRNGRYPFTLGVASGAPLPDSVVLWTRILFDPLDARATPPVAFAVRWEIAEDEGFRRIAASGTATANPALAHSVHVDVKGLRPDRWYWYRFMLGDAVSPVARTRTAPAPGTLPRSLKLAVASCQHWEFGHYAAQRHIAAAAPDLVAFLGDYIYEWGAYSLEHPQRAVRRDESYTLEQYRARYAQYKSDRDLQAAHHAAPWIMTWDDHEVANDYGGLRDELLTPDFAARRAAAYQAYCEHQPLRFTANGFRDVRMYQRYDWGTLARFHVLDNRQYRSPQACSRPSRGGSNSVYRNACAMLADGRRTMLGSAQEAWLREGLGDSKARWNVLAQQTLMAQSSQVEIRRASDGRFWTDGWDGYPAARQRLLDALRTNGAANPLVLSGDVHTFYAAELRRDPTRPRATGNPVVATEFCGTSITSSSRPQERTAQYVAMNPHIRYGRSDRRGFMLMEVTPERTSVLFQGLDDVRDKASGVKTLARFAVEDGKPGVMEG, encoded by the coding sequence ATGGACGGCGGCCGCCGGCAGTTGCTGCTGACGGGAGCGCGGGTGGCCTGCCTGGCCGGCCTGGCCGCCCTCGGCCCTTCGCTCGCGCGCGCGGCCGCTCCCCGCAACGGCCGCTATCCGTTCACGCTGGGCGTGGCTTCCGGGGCGCCCTTGCCGGACAGCGTGGTGCTGTGGACGCGCATTCTGTTCGATCCGCTCGATGCCCGCGCCACGCCGCCCGTCGCGTTCGCGGTGCGCTGGGAAATCGCCGAGGACGAGGGCTTCCGCCGCATTGCCGCCAGCGGCACGGCCACCGCCAATCCCGCTCTCGCGCACAGCGTGCACGTGGATGTGAAAGGCTTGCGGCCGGACCGCTGGTACTGGTACCGCTTCATGCTGGGCGATGCCGTGAGCCCCGTCGCCCGCACCCGTACGGCACCGGCGCCCGGCACCCTGCCCCGGTCATTGAAACTGGCCGTGGCCTCGTGCCAGCATTGGGAATTCGGCCACTACGCGGCGCAGCGGCACATCGCCGCGGCCGCGCCCGACCTGGTGGCCTTCCTCGGCGACTACATCTACGAGTGGGGCGCCTACAGCCTCGAACACCCGCAGCGCGCGGTGCGGCGCGACGAAAGCTACACGCTGGAGCAGTATCGCGCCCGCTACGCGCAATACAAGAGCGACCGCGACCTGCAGGCGGCGCACCACGCGGCGCCGTGGATCATGACGTGGGACGACCATGAAGTGGCCAACGACTACGGCGGCCTGCGCGACGAATTGCTGACGCCCGATTTCGCGGCGCGCCGCGCCGCCGCCTACCAGGCCTATTGCGAGCACCAGCCGCTGCGCTTCACGGCGAACGGTTTCCGCGACGTGCGCATGTACCAGCGCTACGACTGGGGCACGCTGGCCCGTTTCCACGTGCTGGACAACCGCCAGTACCGCTCGCCGCAGGCCTGCTCCCGGCCGAGCCGCGGCGGCTCCAACTCCGTCTACCGCAACGCCTGCGCGATGCTGGCCGATGGCCGCCGTACCATGCTGGGCTCCGCGCAGGAGGCATGGCTCCGCGAAGGCCTGGGGGATTCAAAGGCGCGCTGGAACGTGCTGGCGCAACAGACCCTGATGGCGCAGTCGTCGCAGGTGGAAATCCGCCGCGCCAGCGACGGCCGCTTCTGGACCGATGGGTGGGACGGCTACCCGGCCGCGCGCCAGCGGCTGCTGGACGCGCTGCGCACCAACGGCGCAGCCAATCCCCTCGTGCTGTCCGGCGACGTGCACACCTTCTACGCGGCCGAACTGCGGCGCGACCCGACCCGCCCGCGCGCGACGGGCAATCCGGTGGTGGCGACGGAATTCTGCGGCACCTCGATCACGTCGAGCTCACGGCCGCAGGAACGCACGGCACAGTACGTAGCCATGAACCCGCACATCAGGTACGGGCGGAGCGACCGGCGCGGGTTCATGCTGATGGAAGTCACGCCGGAGCGCACTTCCGTGCTCTTCCAGGGACTGGACGATGTGCGGGACAAGGCCAGCGGGGTGAAGACGCTGGCCAGGTTCGCGGTGGAGGATGGGAAGCCAGGGGTGATGGAAGGCTAG
- a CDS encoding long-chain fatty acid--CoA ligase produces the protein MEKIWLKSYPEGVPAEIDVSQYTSVTHLLEESFSKYADEKAYVCMDKFLTYAQVDQMSRKFGAWLQNKGLQKGARVAIMLPNVLQYPVAMAGILRAGYTVVNVNPLYTPRELAHQLKDSGAQAIVVLENFATTVQEVLHESPVEHVIVATMGDLLGTVKGAIVNLVVRHVKKMVPAYSLPRAVSFNQVLAEGGRMTLQPVKIGHDDIAFLQYTGGTTGVSKGAVLLHRNVVANVLQNEAWLHMAPQQEQVVFVCALPLYHIYSLTISAFMGMRLGGLNVLIPNPRDIPGFVKELAKYRVTVFPAVNTLYNALLNNPDFAKLDFSSYKVCNGGGMAVQQAVADKWLKVTGTPIIEGYGLSETSPVATANRVDIREFTGTIGLPIPSTEVAILDDDGNPVPLGTAGEIAIRGPQVMAGYWQRPDETARSMTPDGFFKTGDVGIMDERGYTKIVDRKKDMIIVSGFNVYPNEVEGVVAAHPGVLECACIGVPDKNSGEAVKLFVVRKDPNLTAETLMDFCKTELTAYKKPKYIEFRDDLPKTNVGKILRRQLRDEKKAA, from the coding sequence ATGGAAAAAATCTGGTTGAAATCCTACCCCGAAGGCGTACCCGCCGAGATCGACGTCTCGCAGTACACCTCGGTGACGCATCTGCTGGAGGAATCGTTTAGCAAGTATGCCGACGAGAAGGCATACGTGTGCATGGACAAGTTCCTCACCTATGCGCAGGTCGACCAGATGTCCCGCAAGTTCGGTGCCTGGCTGCAGAACAAAGGCCTGCAGAAGGGCGCCCGCGTGGCGATCATGCTGCCGAACGTGCTGCAATACCCGGTGGCGATGGCCGGCATCCTGCGTGCCGGCTACACGGTGGTCAACGTGAACCCGCTGTACACGCCGCGCGAGCTGGCGCACCAGTTGAAGGATTCCGGCGCGCAGGCCATCGTGGTGCTGGAAAACTTCGCGACCACGGTGCAGGAAGTGCTGCACGAATCGCCGGTCGAGCACGTGATCGTCGCCACGATGGGCGACCTGCTGGGCACCGTGAAGGGTGCGATCGTCAATCTCGTGGTGCGCCACGTGAAAAAGATGGTGCCGGCCTACTCGCTGCCGCGCGCCGTGTCGTTCAATCAGGTGCTGGCCGAAGGCGGCCGCATGACCTTGCAGCCGGTGAAAATCGGCCACGACGACATCGCCTTCCTGCAGTACACGGGCGGCACCACGGGCGTGTCGAAGGGCGCCGTGCTGCTGCACCGTAACGTGGTCGCCAACGTGTTGCAGAACGAAGCCTGGCTGCACATGGCGCCGCAGCAGGAGCAGGTGGTATTCGTGTGCGCGCTGCCGCTGTACCACATCTATTCGCTCACGATCAGCGCCTTCATGGGCATGCGCCTGGGCGGCCTGAACGTGCTGATTCCGAACCCGCGCGACATTCCCGGCTTCGTCAAGGAACTGGCGAAATACCGCGTCACCGTGTTCCCGGCCGTGAACACGCTGTACAACGCGCTGCTGAACAACCCGGACTTCGCCAAGCTCGACTTCTCCAGCTACAAGGTGTGCAACGGCGGCGGCATGGCCGTGCAGCAGGCCGTGGCCGACAAGTGGCTGAAGGTCACGGGCACGCCGATCATCGAGGGTTACGGCTTGTCGGAAACGTCGCCGGTCGCCACCGCGAACCGCGTGGACATCCGCGAATTCACGGGCACCATCGGCTTGCCGATCCCGTCCACCGAAGTGGCGATCCTGGATGACGACGGCAATCCCGTGCCCCTCGGCACCGCCGGCGAGATCGCCATCCGTGGCCCGCAGGTGATGGCAGGCTACTGGCAGCGGCCCGACGAGACGGCCCGGTCGATGACGCCCGACGGCTTCTTCAAGACCGGCGACGTGGGCATCATGGACGAGCGGGGCTACACCAAGATAGTCGACCGCAAGAAGGACATGATCATCGTCTCGGGCTTCAATGTGTACCCGAACGAAGTCGAAGGGGTGGTGGCCGCCCACCCGGGCGTGCTCGAATGCGCGTGCATCGGCGTGCCGGACAAGAACTCCGGCGAAGCCGTGAAACTGTTCGTGGTGCGCAAGGACCCGAACCTGACGGCCGAGACGCTGATGGACTTCTGCAAGACCGAGCTGACGGCGTACAAGAAGCCGAAGTACATCGAGTTCCGTGATGACTTGCCGAAGACGAATGTGGGCAAGATCCTGCGGCGGCAGTTGCGCGACGAGAAGAAAGCCGCCTGA
- a CDS encoding long-chain-fatty-acid--CoA ligase: protein MDKIWLKSYPPGVPFDIDPGQYGSLVHLLEESFQKYARRRAFVCMDKSITYGELDTYSKRIGAWLQSRGMKPGARVALMMPNVLQYPIALAAVLRAGYTVVNVNPLYTPRELEHQLTDSGAEAIVILENFARTLEQVLDRTAVKHIIVASMGEMLGMAKGMLVDFVVRNVKKLVPPYSLPNAVRFKEALSHASGMKLVPVESNHDDIAFLQYTGGTTGVSKGASLTHKNVIANVLQVEAWSQPGLEKEPRPEELTIVCALPLYHIFALTACAMWGMRMGALNILIPNPRDIGGFIKELAKYKFNTLPAVNTLYNALVNHPDFHHLDFSSLRLALGGGMAVQQAVNDKWLKATGVAVIEGYGLSETAPVATCNRSDSTAFSGTIGLPIPSTEVTILDDDGNEVPLGQAGEIAIRGPQVMAGYWNRPEETAKVMTPDGYFKTGDVGVMDERGYVKIVDRKKDMILVSGFNVYPNELEAVVAAHPGVLEVACIGVPDAHSGEAVKLYVVRKDPNLTVDALMAYCKENLTGYKKPKYIEFRDELPKTNVGKILRRVLRDEVTAGSKEAA, encoded by the coding sequence ATGGACAAGATCTGGTTGAAGTCGTACCCGCCCGGCGTTCCCTTTGATATCGATCCCGGCCAATACGGCAGCCTGGTGCACCTGCTGGAAGAATCGTTCCAGAAGTATGCGCGGCGCCGTGCGTTCGTGTGCATGGACAAGTCCATCACCTACGGCGAGCTCGACACCTATTCGAAGCGCATCGGCGCATGGCTGCAAAGCCGCGGCATGAAGCCCGGCGCCCGGGTGGCGCTGATGATGCCGAACGTGCTCCAGTATCCGATCGCGCTGGCCGCCGTGCTGCGCGCCGGCTATACGGTCGTCAATGTCAATCCGCTGTACACGCCGCGCGAGCTGGAGCACCAGCTCACCGACTCCGGCGCCGAGGCGATCGTCATCCTGGAAAACTTCGCCCGTACGCTCGAGCAGGTGCTGGACCGCACTGCGGTCAAGCACATCATCGTGGCCAGCATGGGCGAGATGCTGGGCATGGCCAAGGGCATGCTCGTCGACTTCGTCGTGCGCAACGTCAAGAAACTGGTGCCGCCGTATTCGTTGCCGAACGCGGTGCGCTTCAAGGAAGCGCTGTCGCACGCATCCGGCATGAAGCTGGTGCCGGTGGAATCGAACCACGACGACATCGCCTTCCTGCAATACACGGGCGGCACCACCGGTGTCTCGAAAGGGGCCTCGCTCACGCACAAGAACGTGATCGCCAACGTGCTGCAGGTGGAAGCATGGTCGCAGCCGGGCCTGGAGAAGGAACCACGCCCGGAAGAACTGACGATCGTGTGCGCGCTGCCGCTCTACCACATCTTCGCGCTCACGGCGTGCGCCATGTGGGGCATGCGCATGGGCGCGCTGAACATCCTGATTCCCAACCCGCGCGATATCGGCGGCTTCATCAAGGAGCTGGCCAAGTACAAGTTCAACACGCTGCCGGCCGTGAACACGCTGTACAACGCGCTGGTGAACCACCCCGACTTCCACCATCTCGATTTTTCCAGCCTGAGGCTCGCCCTCGGCGGCGGCATGGCCGTGCAGCAGGCCGTCAACGACAAATGGCTGAAGGCGACGGGCGTGGCGGTCATCGAAGGCTACGGCCTCTCCGAAACGGCACCCGTCGCCACCTGCAACCGTTCCGACAGCACGGCGTTCTCGGGCACGATCGGCCTGCCGATCCCGTCGACCGAGGTGACCATCCTGGACGACGACGGCAACGAGGTGCCGCTGGGCCAGGCCGGCGAGATCGCCATCCGCGGCCCGCAGGTGATGGCCGGCTACTGGAACCGGCCGGAGGAAACGGCCAAGGTGATGACCCCCGACGGCTACTTCAAGACGGGCGACGTGGGCGTCATGGATGAACGCGGCTATGTCAAAATCGTCGATCGCAAGAAGGACATGATCCTCGTCTCCGGCTTCAACGTTTATCCTAACGAGCTCGAAGCAGTGGTGGCTGCCCATCCGGGCGTGCTGGAAGTGGCCTGCATCGGCGTGCCGGATGCGCATTCCGGCGAAGCGGTGAAGCTGTACGTGGTGCGCAAGGATCCGAACCTGACGGTCGATGCGCTGATGGCCTATTGCAAGGAAAACCTGACCGGTTACAAGAAGCCGAAATACATCGAGTTCCGCGACGAACTCCCGAAAACGAATGTCGGCAAGATCCTGCGGCGTGTGCTGCGCGACGAAGTCACGGCCGGCAGCAAGGAAGCTGCATGA
- a CDS encoding aminopeptidase encodes MRKIARLKIRARYLLAGLSCAALLAGCAQVKYYFQAAQGQYSLWSDSRPIDDWLGDPNTEPKLRARLEKAVTIRKFAVRELGLPDNSSYKQYAALNRPFVLWNVVATPELSLRSIQWCFPIAGCVAYRGYYSKEDAMAYAEELRQEGDDVQVGGVPAYSTLGWFSDPLLSTFINYSDAELARMVFHELAHQVVYIPGDSRFNEAFASAVEEAGVDRWLELYGNEAMREAYARYSMRRKDFLALLVKHRQMLSDLYASKASVKKKREGKARIFASLHKEYEVLKASWGGYAGYDRFFAEKLTNAHLAAVATYNDLLPGFKALLAQEKTFPRFYAAVQRMSNLPSVERAERLAELARSAAPATVTAMAENPAANLGTSPAGKQAETAGGH; translated from the coding sequence ATGCGCAAGATTGCCCGTTTAAAAATCCGTGCCCGGTACCTCCTGGCAGGGCTTTCTTGCGCGGCCCTGCTTGCGGGTTGCGCGCAGGTCAAGTACTACTTCCAGGCGGCCCAGGGCCAGTATTCGCTGTGGTCCGATTCGCGGCCCATCGATGACTGGCTGGGCGATCCCAACACCGAACCGAAGCTGCGTGCGCGCCTGGAAAAGGCGGTCACGATCCGCAAGTTCGCCGTGCGCGAACTTGGTCTCCCCGATAATTCGAGCTACAAGCAGTACGCCGCCCTGAACCGCCCGTTCGTGCTGTGGAACGTGGTGGCCACGCCCGAACTGTCGCTGCGTTCGATCCAATGGTGCTTCCCGATTGCCGGCTGCGTGGCCTACCGCGGCTACTACAGCAAGGAGGACGCGATGGCGTACGCCGAGGAACTGCGCCAGGAGGGCGACGACGTGCAGGTCGGCGGCGTACCCGCCTATTCCACGCTGGGCTGGTTCAGCGATCCGCTGCTGTCGACCTTCATCAATTACTCCGACGCCGAACTGGCGCGCATGGTGTTCCACGAGCTGGCGCACCAGGTCGTCTACATTCCCGGCGATTCGCGCTTCAACGAGGCGTTCGCCTCGGCCGTGGAAGAAGCGGGTGTCGACCGCTGGCTCGAGTTGTACGGCAACGAGGCGATGCGCGAGGCATACGCCCGCTACAGCATGCGCCGCAAGGACTTCCTCGCGCTGCTGGTCAAGCATCGCCAGATGCTCTCCGACCTGTATGCCAGCAAGGCCAGCGTGAAGAAGAAGCGCGAGGGGAAGGCCCGCATCTTCGCCTCCCTGCACAAGGAATATGAAGTGCTGAAGGCGAGCTGGGGCGGTTACGCCGGCTATGACCGATTCTTCGCCGAAAAGCTGACGAATGCCCACCTGGCCGCCGTGGCCACCTATAATGATCTTCTGCCCGGCTTCAAGGCATTGCTGGCCCAGGAGAAGACCTTCCCGCGCTTCTATGCCGCAGTGCAGCGGATGAGCAATCTGCCATCCGTCGAGCGCGCCGAAAGGCTGGCGGAGCTCGCACGCTCCGCGGCGCCCGCCACCGTGACTGCGATGGCGGAGAATCCGGCGGCGAATTTGGGAACAAGCCCGGCAGGAAAGCAGGCTGAAACAGCCGGTGGCCACTGA